The genome window AGAAATTTCTATAAAATTCTACACTTTCAAAAAAAGCCGCCGCCTTGAGATCAATCGAGGCGGCGGCTTTTTTTGTGGCAGAACGTTCAGTATGAGATTGCCTTCGTCCGTAGAATCACCGGTTCCTCGACCAGCAGAGCCTTAAATGGATCAGATATGATTTGATGAGCCGAGACGACTCGTCCCCCCCGAGCACAGTGACGGGGAGGACGAGAAGGTGAGCAGCAGAGTGAGAAAGCGGATGAAGCTAGCCGCGCAGCAGTTGGCGGGCCTTTTCGACGATGTTGGCGCTGGTGAAACCGAAGCGGCGCAGGACTTCATCGCCGGGGGCGGATTCGCCGAAGTGATCGACGCCGATGCTGAGGCCGCTGTCGCCGACATAGCGGCTCCAGCCGAAGGTGCAGCCGGCTTCGATAGAGATACGTTTCTTTACGGTCGGCGGCAGGACGCTGGCGCGGTATTCCGCGCTCTGCGCTTCGAAGCGTTCCCAGGAGGGCATGCTGACGAGGCGGGCGGCAACGCCGGATGCGGTCAGCTCCTTCCAGGCATCGTGGGCCTGATGGAGTTCGGCACCGGTGGCGATGAGGATGATCTCCGGCCGGCCGTTGGCGGCATCGGCGAGGATGTAGGCGCCCTGCTGCACTCCGCTCGCCGGGGCGAGGACGGAGCGGTCGAGGATCGGCAGGTTCTGCCGGCTCATCAGCAGGATGACGGGTCCGTCGTTGCGGGTCATGGCGATCTTCCAGGCTTCGACTGCTTCGGTGGCATCGGCCGGGCGGAGGATGACAAGATTCGGCATGGCGCGCAGGCTGGCGAGCTGTTCGATCGGCTGATGCGTCGGGCCGTCTTCGCCGACCGCGACCGAATCGTGGGTGAAGATATAGGTGCCGCGCAGCTTGCTCAGGGCAGCGACGCGGATCGAGGGACGCAGGTAGTCTGAGAAGACAAAGAAGGTCGAGCAGAAAGGGAGAAGTCCGCCGTGCGCGGCAAGGCCGTTGGTGATCGCCCCCATGGCATGTTCACGCACCCCGAAAGCGATGTTGGCACCGTGGTAGCCCCAGCCGCCCTTTTCTGCCCCCTGCAGGCCGGCGACTTCCATGAGGGGCGACTGGAAGTTTCCTTTCCCCTTGAGGTTGGTCTTGGTCGAAGGATCGAGGTCGGCGGAGCCGCCGATGAGATTATGGACGCTGGCCGCGATGGCGTTCTCGATCTCACCGCTGGCAGCGCGGGTGGCGATGGTTTTGCCGGGGAGATAGGTCGGCAGGGCGGCGTCCCAGCCGGCCGGGAGCTGGCCGCCAAGGAAGAGATCCCATTCCGCTTTCTGTTCCGGATATGCATTGCCGTAGTCGGCGAGGAGCTTTTCCCAGGCGGACTGACTGGCTGCGCCAGCATCAACACTGGCGCGGTAAATCTCCAAAGCTTCGGTCGGGACGGTGAAGGGTTCGGTCGCTGTCCAGCCGAGGTTGAGTTTGGTCTTGCCGACTTCGTCGGCACCCAAGGGAGAGCCGTGCGCATCGCAGCTGTCCTGGCGGTTGGGGCTGCCGAAGCCGATGTGGGTGGTGACGACGATCAGCGTCGGTCGGTCGGTCTCGGCCTTCCCTGCTACGATGGCGGCGTCGATGGCACTGGCGTCGTGGCCGTCGGCAACAGCGAGAACCTGCCAGCCGCATGCGACAAACTTGGCGGCGATATCTTCGGTAAAGGAGAGGCGGGTGTCGGCGGCGAGGGAGATGCCGTTGCTGTCATAAAGGCAGATCAGCTTGCCGAGACGGAGATGACCGGCCAGGGAGATCGCCTCGGTCGAGATTCCTTCCATCAGATCACCGTCGCCGACCAGGGTGTAGGTGGTGTGATCGACGATCGGGAAGTTGTCGCGGTTGAAACGGGCGGCGAGGTAGCGTTCGCCGATCGCCATACCGACGGCATTGGCAATCCCCTGCCCGAGGGGCCCGGTGGTGACTTCGACGCCGGCGGTCATGTGACTTTCAGGGTGACCGGGGGTGCGACTCCCCCAGGAGCGGAAAGCTTTGAGGTCGTCGAGGCTGAGATTGTAGCCGGTGAGATGGAGGAGCGCATAAAGTAGGGAGGAACCGTGTCCGGCGGAGAGAACAAAGCGGTCGCGATCCGGCC of Deltaproteobacteria bacterium HGW-Deltaproteobacteria-4 contains these proteins:
- the tkt gene encoding transketolase → MVEKANSGHPGLPMGAADMAYALWTRHLRHNPADPTWPDRDRFVLSAGHGSSLLYALLHLTGYNLSLDDLKAFRSWGSRTPGHPESHMTAGVEVTTGPLGQGIANAVGMAIGERYLAARFNRDNFPIVDHTTYTLVGDGDLMEGISTEAISLAGHLRLGKLICLYDSNGISLAADTRLSFTEDIAAKFVACGWQVLAVADGHDASAIDAAIVAGKAETDRPTLIVVTTHIGFGSPNRQDSCDAHGSPLGADEVGKTKLNLGWTATEPFTVPTEALEIYRASVDAGAASQSAWEKLLADYGNAYPEQKAEWDLFLGGQLPAGWDAALPTYLPGKTIATRAASGEIENAIAASVHNLIGGSADLDPSTKTNLKGKGNFQSPLMEVAGLQGAEKGGWGYHGANIAFGVREHAMGAITNGLAAHGGLLPFCSTFFVFSDYLRPSIRVAALSKLRGTYIFTHDSVAVGEDGPTHQPIEQLASLRAMPNLVILRPADATEAVEAWKIAMTRNDGPVILLMSRQNLPILDRSVLAPASGVQQGAYILADAANGRPEIILIATGAELHQAHDAWKELTASGVAARLVSMPSWERFEAQSAEYRASVLPPTVKKRISIEAGCTFGWSRYVGDSGLSIGVDHFGESAPGDEVLRRFGFTSANIVEKARQLLRG